A genomic segment from Schistocerca piceifrons isolate TAMUIC-IGC-003096 chromosome 4, iqSchPice1.1, whole genome shotgun sequence encodes:
- the LOC124795016 gene encoding uncharacterized protein LOC124795016 — MSPSRGRLQKQPQRAVTGPGPGGGGPYGSYCTLRNGLPLRELAPVSPPMMHSGVEQDLHTSAQTTGASLEHVGTPVGVMAHMSSATLPRHWQSPGAVPAPASSVVATPAGYPVPPRRHLYSSPVHLLTSEQLTAAGPVANKRESTV, encoded by the exons ATGTCGCCGAGCCGCGGTCGGCTacagaagcagccacagagggccgTCACGGGGCCGGGACCAGGAGGGGGCGGGCCCTACGGTAGCTACTGTACCCTGCGCAACGGCCTGCCGCTCCGGGAGCTGGCCCCGGTCAGCCCGCCGATGATGCAC TCTGGAGTCGAGCAAGACCTGCACACGTCAGCACAGACGACGGGCGCGTCGCTAGAGCACGTGGGCACGCCGGTCGGCGTGATGGCGCACATGTCTTCTGCGACGCTGCCTCGCCACTGGCAGTCGCCGGGGGCGGTGCCGGCGCCGGCGTCGTCGGTGGTAGCGACGCCTGCCGGCTACCCCGTGCCTCCGCGGCGCCACCTCTACTCCAGCCCCGTCCACCTGCTGACGTCAGAGCAGCTCACTGCGGCAGGGCCGGTGGCCAACAAGCGCGAGAGCACCGTCTGA